In Vigna radiata var. radiata cultivar VC1973A chromosome 3, Vradiata_ver6, whole genome shotgun sequence, the following proteins share a genomic window:
- the LOC106757502 gene encoding uncharacterized protein LOC106757502: protein MRPPSRRVPLPLNGGGKRKERHQGSQKPISSPTITKLPKLEGPDPDPVSTNMLLAGYLAHEFLSKGTLLGRRMGQSPSLQEESQQQKYERYVELTLLLKKEGAHLFDIVNPNQLAQFLKL, encoded by the coding sequence ATGCGTCCTCCCTCTCGCCGTGTACCACTGCCACTGAACGGTGGCGGTAAGCGGAAGGAGAGGCATCAGGGTTCCCAAAAACCCATATCCTCGCCCACAATTACCAAATTGCCCAAGCTTGAGGGCCCTGATCCTGACCCAGTCTCAACCAACATGCTCCTGGCTGGGTACTTGGCCCATGAATTTCTCAGCAAAGGAACTCTGTTGGGCCGCAGAATGGGCCAATCGCCAAGCCTGCAAGAGGAGTCACAGCAGCAGAAATACGAGAGGTATGTCGAGCTAACCCTCTTGTTGAAGAAGGAGGGGGCCCACCTCTTTGACATTGTAAACCCAAACCAATTGGCCCAATTCTTAAAGCTATGA